In Luteibacter mycovicinus, a genomic segment contains:
- a CDS encoding HNH endonuclease, with protein MAFWWVNHKQSWKAETGRGILWAPLATANGREYPPYSNMRLAQAGDIVFSYAGSQIGHVGVVDAEAFPSLKPDYASKAPWANEGLLLPVTFSELAQPIVPKQHLDVIRPLLAEKYAPIQDNGNGNLSYLSSISDELGARLLEIGGVSPQAIQTTGSSDSVAEDIQRIVADASLRPTDKMQLSKARIGQGLFRKSVLALEPACRVTGVTIVSLLRASHIKPWRESTNSERLDGANGLMLAPHIDLLFDKFLVSFTDDGNLLLSRRLDKTVREKWHLANSANPKPFNQAQRAYLATHRARLS; from the coding sequence GTGGCGTTCTGGTGGGTGAATCACAAGCAGTCGTGGAAGGCCGAGACAGGGAGAGGGATTCTTTGGGCTCCGCTTGCTACAGCAAATGGTAGGGAATATCCGCCTTACTCGAATATGCGGCTCGCCCAAGCTGGTGACATCGTGTTCTCGTACGCGGGCAGTCAGATCGGCCATGTTGGCGTTGTCGATGCCGAGGCATTCCCGTCGTTGAAGCCTGACTATGCGTCTAAGGCGCCTTGGGCGAATGAAGGGCTTCTTCTGCCTGTCACGTTCTCTGAGCTTGCGCAGCCCATCGTTCCGAAGCAGCATCTGGACGTTATTCGTCCGTTGCTAGCTGAGAAGTACGCGCCTATTCAGGACAACGGCAACGGGAACTTAAGCTACCTCTCGTCGATATCCGACGAGTTAGGCGCACGTCTCTTGGAGATAGGTGGCGTTTCACCTCAGGCCATACAAACCACTGGATCGTCGGACAGCGTGGCAGAAGATATTCAGCGAATCGTGGCTGATGCATCGCTGCGACCGACCGACAAGATGCAGCTAAGCAAGGCACGAATTGGACAAGGACTGTTTCGGAAGAGCGTTCTTGCGCTGGAACCTGCTTGCCGTGTCACTGGGGTTACGATCGTATCGCTTCTTCGAGCGAGCCACATAAAGCCTTGGCGGGAATCCACGAACTCGGAACGGCTCGACGGCGCAAACGGACTGATGCTAGCACCGCATATTGATCTTCTTTTCGATAAGTTCCTTGTGTCGTTTACTGACGATGGCAACCTTCTATTGTCTCGACGACTTGATAAAACAGTAAGAGAAAAGTGGCATCTCGCAAATTCGGCAAATCCAAAGCCGTTTAATCAGGCGCAACGTGCTTACCTCGCGACACACCGGGCGCGACTTTCCTAG
- a CDS encoding T6SS phospholipase effector Tle1-like catalytic domain-containing protein, with amino-acid sequence MTDSRTSVDGLPHDGVGHDLATADHLAAYEKASQSLSRFHVPVLIHSENPHEKLIVVAFDGTGNNKFTDPKHATNVAKIHDEIEAINHAGNRQIYARYVEGPGTQEGSWASKTDSALGHSYEENIRKAYTDVVRQANKWMQSDPEAAIRVHSIGFSRGGSQAAGFTRYLDERGIPELASEFRAADGSIGYSRLLVEPGKTIQSVGLFDPVATGVPMRFDRRLPPSVVSGFQITSSDELRATFPSDQIIRPGLSEDGRFLNVMVPGAHSDVGGGYQRDGLSIRCGNLMRDYCNALSDKPYLQKEFEPTDERYNVLHRSSEGKFVFRADPRIGVRGEPSGTNERLAPRNVTGAGDAPHRPEAVSAELNEGLVRRRVLIAPGNMESGRASIPSATAEQIAEAGKSVPFGPTLRRVVGGVATVADVGHTAHQISDSIGDGNMTAATSQGLHFASRNVGGWAGAEVFGTAAAAAGVESGPGLFVAGAVGMTVGFIGGGRIGDEIDQYRINHQSDTQGNTWRSDEKLGWIRDIPPLPESPQGQRLIAGDTLSSQLSYQAANTATELALAKEYSPRDPFTQPAAAGDTPSLRDAPWTRDPQTHQWSRHVVDGVLEHGMTSSHMEVATPQRASDLELLAKQTVQRNAAESPIGVAQRYASVYEQNGWMMHGPMPEAVHHALAAPTDKILASDGKTYTHGKDGEWSRPGMIYGTNPADARTTEELNLAERTVSDMKRTLPTRLDDPAHPDNVFFKQVQGHVAALDRNMGRTPDQHTDQIASALTVQARADGLKRVDQVALSTTGEAMWAVQTPPGRSDHLFDLQTKVPTAEANTPMEQSAAKWPEAMQQFQGHEQAQQQSQQRAMDRQQADTQTQGAAGPSMAR; translated from the coding sequence ATGACGGATTCACGTACGAGTGTTGATGGGCTGCCCCACGACGGTGTTGGCCATGATCTTGCAACCGCCGACCATCTTGCCGCCTATGAAAAGGCCAGCCAGTCGCTGAGTCGGTTTCATGTGCCAGTTTTGATTCACTCTGAAAACCCGCACGAAAAACTTATCGTCGTCGCCTTTGACGGGACAGGGAACAACAAATTTACCGATCCGAAGCATGCGACGAATGTCGCGAAAATTCACGACGAGATTGAGGCGATCAATCACGCGGGAAATCGCCAGATCTACGCCCGATACGTCGAAGGCCCGGGCACGCAGGAAGGATCCTGGGCGTCTAAGACAGACTCGGCATTGGGTCATTCGTACGAAGAAAATATTCGAAAAGCGTATACGGACGTTGTTCGCCAAGCAAATAAATGGATGCAATCAGACCCTGAAGCGGCCATCCGCGTGCACAGCATCGGGTTTAGCCGTGGTGGAAGCCAGGCCGCCGGATTTACCCGGTATCTTGACGAGCGAGGCATCCCTGAGCTTGCAAGCGAGTTCAGGGCCGCTGATGGAAGCATCGGGTACAGCCGCCTCCTCGTAGAGCCTGGCAAGACGATTCAGTCAGTGGGGCTATTCGACCCTGTGGCTACCGGTGTCCCCATGCGTTTTGATCGACGCCTTCCGCCGTCGGTCGTATCGGGCTTTCAAATCACTTCGTCCGACGAATTGCGCGCTACGTTCCCCTCGGACCAGATCATTCGTCCCGGGCTTTCGGAGGACGGCCGGTTCCTGAACGTCATGGTGCCTGGTGCACATTCCGACGTCGGGGGCGGCTACCAGCGTGACGGTCTGTCCATTCGTTGCGGCAACCTCATGCGCGACTACTGCAACGCCCTGAGCGACAAGCCCTACCTGCAAAAGGAGTTCGAGCCGACGGATGAGCGCTATAACGTTCTTCATCGATCGAGCGAAGGCAAGTTTGTCTTCCGGGCCGACCCGCGCATTGGTGTTCGTGGAGAGCCGAGCGGAACCAACGAGAGACTCGCACCGCGCAACGTGACGGGTGCGGGCGATGCGCCGCATCGGCCCGAGGCGGTGAGCGCGGAACTGAATGAAGGACTCGTCAGGCGTCGGGTACTTATCGCACCTGGCAATATGGAGTCCGGCAGAGCATCCATTCCTTCTGCTACCGCAGAGCAAATCGCTGAAGCCGGAAAATCGGTGCCGTTCGGCCCCACGCTGCGTCGCGTCGTCGGGGGCGTTGCAACCGTTGCCGACGTTGGGCATACGGCTCACCAGATCTCAGACTCGATCGGCGATGGCAACATGACGGCGGCGACGTCCCAGGGGCTTCACTTCGCCAGCCGCAACGTCGGTGGCTGGGCCGGCGCCGAGGTCTTCGGTACCGCAGCCGCGGCAGCTGGCGTAGAGTCGGGGCCAGGTCTGTTCGTCGCCGGTGCCGTCGGAATGACGGTCGGGTTCATTGGTGGCGGCAGGATCGGTGACGAGATCGATCAATATCGGATCAATCATCAGTCGGACACACAAGGTAATACATGGCGCAGTGACGAGAAACTTGGATGGATACGCGACATTCCACCGTTACCTGAATCGCCTCAAGGTCAGCGTCTGATCGCCGGTGACACGCTGTCTAGTCAGCTGTCATATCAGGCAGCCAATACGGCAACGGAACTAGCTCTGGCAAAAGAGTACTCACCGCGTGACCCCTTCACGCAGCCGGCCGCTGCGGGCGACACACCAAGCCTGCGGGATGCCCCCTGGACGCGTGACCCGCAGACCCATCAGTGGTCCAGGCATGTCGTTGATGGCGTCCTGGAGCATGGGATGACAAGTTCCCACATGGAGGTCGCGACACCGCAGCGAGCTTCGGATCTCGAACTGCTCGCAAAGCAGACCGTTCAGCGTAACGCCGCCGAGTCGCCGATCGGTGTAGCGCAACGCTACGCATCTGTTTACGAGCAGAACGGTTGGATGATGCATGGCCCGATGCCAGAAGCCGTGCACCACGCGCTGGCCGCGCCAACAGACAAAATTCTTGCCTCGGACGGAAAGACGTACACCCACGGCAAGGATGGCGAATGGTCCAGGCCCGGAATGATCTACGGTACCAACCCCGCAGATGCCCGTACAACGGAAGAACTCAATCTGGCCGAGCGCACCGTCAGCGACATGAAGCGTACGCTGCCGACACGCCTGGACGACCCTGCCCACCCTGACAATGTTTTCTTCAAGCAAGTCCAAGGTCACGTCGCGGCTCTGGATAGGAACATGGGCCGCACACCTGATCAGCACACCGACCAGATAGCTTCAGCCCTGACGGTTCAGGCTCGCGCTGACGGTTTGAAGCGCGTCGACCAAGTTGCTCTGTCCACGACAGGCGAGGCTATGTGGGCGGTGCAGACCCCGCCAGGCCGGAGCGACCACCTGTTTGACTTGCAGACGAAGGTGCCGACCGCGGAGGCTAATACCCCCATGGAGCAAAGCGCAGCCAAATGGCCTGAAGCCATGCAGCAATTCCAGGGGCATGAGCAGGCGCAGCAGCAGAGTCAGCAACGCGCGATGGATCGGCAGCAGGCCGACACCCAGACTCAGGGTGCGGCGGGGCCGTCCATGGCGCGGTAG
- a CDS encoding lysozyme inhibitor LprI family protein produces MDGVARLLTLAAGRARCSFLCVAVAAVATAYAQPSIAEQPKSHLRQAYTDCVGGSGPTTAAVLQCAHVEFAYQDKRLNWNYRTLMSRLPSDEKDRLRSEEREWIARKSTKCVLPDNPGTADQIVAADCEVNETEARATKLEQRLGK; encoded by the coding sequence ATGGATGGAGTGGCTCGTCTGTTAACGCTCGCGGCTGGGCGCGCCCGTTGCTCGTTCCTTTGCGTTGCCGTGGCAGCGGTCGCCACCGCATATGCTCAGCCATCCATAGCCGAGCAGCCAAAGTCGCATTTGCGACAGGCATACACGGATTGCGTCGGCGGAAGTGGGCCGACGACAGCCGCTGTGCTCCAGTGCGCGCACGTCGAGTTTGCTTATCAGGACAAGCGGCTTAACTGGAATTACCGGACGCTGATGTCCCGCCTTCCCTCTGACGAGAAGGACCGTCTTCGGAGCGAAGAGCGGGAATGGATAGCGCGAAAGAGCACGAAGTGTGTATTGCCCGATAATCCCGGAACTGCCGACCAGATCGTGGCGGCGGATTGCGAGGTCAACGAGACCGAGGCGCGCGCGACGAAGTTGGAGCAGCGCCTCGGCAAGTAA
- a CDS encoding aminotransferase class V-fold PLP-dependent enzyme, producing MSPAPGIPPIPRDALQLPADVLWLAHCKDGPIPRVAADGVRALLETELEPWNLRWQEDFLDVQARLRHASAAFFAVDEADISLVACTSAGLEAISLGYPWQSGDEVLIPAGEFSSNRLPWLALSARGVVCREVELWPDQMAAKPTPPMLGIDPEQRLLDQITPHTRLMSVSWIRFQDGTRLDLDRLGEGCAARGVHLVVDGIQGAGTMVPSLTHVDAFVSGGHKGLLGTQGQGVMWTRPTFRPRLVPLGTWLSAPAAFSQSGTQADGGDLWASEGRRLEAGSPSILSCGALGHSVQLLLDSGGAPAIQAHVVALQRLLLERLLPHGEWSSDVARLQGLLESDRLGPTLSFRVEDDRAERLLAAAAKQKIGTSTREGYLRVALHGWHSVKDVERTVAWLTQVDIPR from the coding sequence ATGTCCCCCGCGCCAGGCATCCCCCCGATCCCACGGGATGCCCTGCAACTGCCAGCCGACGTCCTCTGGCTGGCGCATTGCAAGGATGGCCCCATCCCTCGCGTCGCGGCGGACGGTGTACGTGCGCTGTTGGAAACCGAACTCGAGCCCTGGAACCTACGCTGGCAGGAAGACTTCCTCGACGTCCAGGCGCGCCTGCGTCACGCGAGCGCGGCGTTCTTCGCCGTCGACGAAGCCGACATCAGCCTCGTCGCCTGCACGTCGGCCGGGCTGGAAGCGATCTCGCTGGGGTACCCGTGGCAATCGGGTGACGAGGTGCTTATCCCCGCCGGGGAGTTCTCGAGCAATCGCCTGCCCTGGCTGGCGCTCTCAGCACGCGGCGTCGTCTGCCGCGAGGTGGAGCTGTGGCCAGACCAGATGGCCGCCAAACCCACACCACCCATGCTTGGCATCGATCCCGAGCAACGCCTGCTCGATCAGATCACACCGCATACGCGACTGATGTCGGTGTCATGGATCCGCTTTCAGGACGGCACACGGCTCGATCTGGATCGTCTGGGGGAGGGCTGTGCCGCTCGTGGCGTGCATCTCGTGGTCGACGGTATCCAGGGCGCTGGCACGATGGTCCCTTCGCTTACGCATGTGGATGCCTTCGTCAGTGGCGGTCACAAGGGTCTGCTCGGCACGCAGGGGCAGGGCGTGATGTGGACCCGTCCGACGTTTCGCCCGCGGTTGGTGCCTCTCGGTACATGGCTGTCCGCGCCCGCGGCGTTTTCACAGTCGGGCACGCAGGCGGATGGGGGCGACCTCTGGGCGAGCGAAGGACGCCGGTTGGAGGCGGGTAGCCCGTCGATTCTTTCGTGTGGCGCGCTCGGTCATTCCGTGCAGCTGTTGCTGGACAGTGGCGGCGCGCCCGCCATCCAGGCGCACGTCGTGGCGTTGCAACGGCTGTTACTGGAACGACTGCTTCCCCACGGGGAATGGTCATCCGACGTCGCGCGTCTTCAGGGCTTGCTGGAATCCGACAGACTCGGACCGACCTTGTCGTTTCGTGTCGAGGACGATCGCGCCGAGCGGCTTCTCGCGGCAGCGGCGAAGCAGAAGATCGGTACGAGTACACGCGAGGGCTACCTGCGCGTGGCGTTGCACGGCTGGCATTCGGTGAAAGACGTTGAGCGGACGGTGGCGTGGCTGACGCAAGTGGACATCCCCCGCTAA
- a CDS encoding alpha/beta hydrolase, which produces MRIISLFLIAFAANVNASTDVWQPTAGHTQIPLWPEAPPAAKPMPGPEYVRTSTKPFGGKPMVTVSNVSQPTMTVYTPKGENTGAAVVVFPGGGFEILAMDLEGTEACDWLTSRGITCVLVKYRVPSLPYVAACDCRPHNRALSTPSLQDAQRTMRLVRSHAAEWKVDPHKIGVLGFSAGGFLVAEISTVFDRKLYAPVDAADKESARPDFAMLIYPGHLATDDDKANPNLPITAHVPPSFLVQAEDDYTDGVHQSLVYYAALAREHVPAEMHLYAQGGHAFGLRSTNLPINGWPALAEAWMRTIGISH; this is translated from the coding sequence ATCCGGATCATCAGCCTGTTTCTTATCGCGTTTGCCGCAAACGTAAACGCAAGCACCGATGTCTGGCAGCCCACCGCCGGACACACGCAAATACCGTTGTGGCCGGAAGCGCCGCCCGCGGCGAAGCCTATGCCCGGTCCGGAATATGTCAGGACGAGCACGAAGCCGTTCGGCGGCAAACCGATGGTAACCGTCAGCAACGTGTCGCAGCCCACCATGACGGTCTACACACCGAAAGGCGAGAATACGGGTGCTGCAGTCGTCGTATTTCCGGGAGGTGGCTTCGAGATTCTGGCCATGGATCTCGAGGGCACCGAAGCATGCGACTGGCTGACGTCCCGGGGCATCACGTGCGTGCTGGTGAAGTATCGCGTGCCGAGTCTGCCCTATGTGGCGGCTTGCGATTGCCGCCCGCACAACCGCGCGCTGTCGACGCCGTCGTTGCAGGATGCGCAAAGGACCATGCGACTGGTGCGCTCGCATGCGGCGGAGTGGAAGGTCGATCCGCACAAGATCGGCGTGCTGGGCTTTTCGGCGGGTGGCTTTCTGGTGGCGGAAATCAGCACGGTTTTCGACCGCAAACTATACGCGCCGGTGGATGCTGCCGATAAGGAAAGTGCCCGGCCGGATTTCGCCATGCTGATCTACCCGGGGCATCTCGCCACGGACGACGACAAAGCCAATCCCAATCTTCCGATCACCGCCCATGTGCCGCCGTCATTTCTTGTCCAGGCGGAGGACGACTACACGGACGGCGTGCATCAGTCGCTGGTCTACTACGCCGCGCTGGCCAGGGAGCACGTGCCCGCGGAAATGCACCTGTATGCACAGGGCGGGCACGCGTTTGGCCTGCGGTCGACGAACCTGCCGATCAATGGATGGCCGGCACTGGCCGAAGCCTGGATGCGGACGATCGGTATCAGCCACTGA
- a CDS encoding metalloregulator ArsR/SmtB family transcription factor, translating to MVHYQARLDATFAALSDVTRRGVLEQLGRSDASVSDLAQRFHMTLTGMGKHVSILEEAGLVTTEKVGRVRTCRLGIRQLEEEAAWIERHRELWSARFDALDEIVATLNARRRPMASEGSSAAIKRTAVERKGDRELVVTRTFDAPVHLVFEAWRNPELFKRWWIPKSAGMSLVSGDMDIRTGGTYRLVFKHPAFDQPMAFFGTYKEVTENTRLVWTNEESDQGALTTVTFEEKDGKTLVTLHELYPTEAARDEAIAGSAEGLPEQFAQLDELLAARA from the coding sequence ATGGTTCACTATCAAGCCCGCCTCGACGCCACCTTCGCCGCCCTCTCCGACGTCACCCGACGCGGCGTGCTGGAGCAGCTTGGCCGTTCGGACGCCTCGGTCAGCGACCTCGCCCAACGTTTCCACATGACCCTTACCGGCATGGGCAAGCACGTCAGCATTCTGGAAGAGGCGGGACTCGTGACCACGGAGAAGGTCGGGCGCGTGCGCACCTGCAGGCTGGGGATACGTCAGCTGGAAGAAGAAGCCGCCTGGATCGAGCGGCACCGCGAACTCTGGAGCGCGCGCTTCGACGCGCTGGATGAAATCGTCGCCACCTTAAACGCGAGGAGAAGGCCAATGGCAAGCGAAGGTAGTTCAGCCGCAATCAAGCGCACCGCCGTGGAACGCAAAGGCGACCGCGAGCTCGTTGTGACGCGCACGTTCGATGCGCCGGTGCATCTCGTGTTCGAGGCGTGGCGCAATCCGGAGCTGTTCAAACGCTGGTGGATTCCGAAGTCCGCCGGCATGTCGCTGGTCTCGGGCGACATGGACATCCGCACCGGCGGCACGTATCGCCTTGTGTTCAAACATCCGGCCTTCGATCAGCCGATGGCGTTCTTCGGTACGTACAAGGAAGTGACCGAGAACACGCGGCTCGTATGGACGAACGAAGAAAGCGACCAGGGCGCGCTGACCACCGTGACGTTCGAAGAAAAGGACGGCAAGACGCTGGTCACCCTGCACGAACTGTATCCGACGGAAGCGGCGCGCGACGAGGCGATCGCTGGCTCGGCGGAAGGCCTGCCGGAACAGTTCGCGCAGCTGGACGAGTTGCTCGCAGCGAGAGCGTGA
- a CDS encoding restriction endonuclease, with translation MSRRWKPVRSRWTDPLTQVRWDDFERRVAEYYRGQGYRVDHSGTGVGYAMADGGIDLKLYRDGEYIVVQCKHWNTGQVPHNAVHELIGVMHTEGAQRAILISSGEFTDHAMRSAAKFMPIQLIGGAEIRSMLGPIPEVDMPPLDDRPSWVMAGDAHGRRGRPTSSTPIVAFVAVVAVLLLSYLSIPRIFDNMGKSLIQSTSQGTANTHASANAPTPHYATRPSDYYSSRLATPPVVSHQSYATMTQPTAAPRPAITRPDGTPVVTGSTPTSEAEIATWQSENAKAMKILEKTTPELGTQ, from the coding sequence ATGAGCCGCCGCTGGAAACCCGTCCGCTCGCGCTGGACCGACCCGCTCACCCAGGTGCGCTGGGATGACTTCGAGCGACGCGTCGCCGAGTATTACCGTGGGCAGGGCTACCGGGTGGATCATTCCGGCACGGGTGTTGGCTACGCCATGGCCGATGGCGGTATCGACCTCAAGCTGTACCGCGATGGCGAATACATCGTCGTGCAGTGCAAGCACTGGAACACGGGACAGGTGCCGCATAACGCGGTGCATGAACTGATCGGCGTGATGCACACGGAGGGCGCACAGCGCGCCATCCTGATCTCCTCCGGCGAGTTCACCGATCACGCCATGCGGTCAGCGGCGAAGTTCATGCCGATCCAGCTGATCGGCGGTGCGGAGATACGGAGCATGCTCGGGCCGATTCCCGAGGTGGACATGCCGCCGCTGGATGACAGGCCGAGCTGGGTGATGGCTGGCGACGCGCATGGCAGGCGTGGGAGACCCACGTCCAGCACGCCGATCGTCGCCTTTGTCGCCGTGGTCGCGGTGCTCCTTCTCAGCTATCTGTCCATCCCGCGCATTTTCGACAACATGGGCAAATCGCTCATCCAGTCGACCTCGCAGGGCACAGCTAACACCCATGCGAGCGCCAATGCACCGACGCCGCATTACGCGACGCGGCCGAGCGATTACTACTCATCCAGGCTCGCCACGCCACCCGTGGTGTCGCACCAAAGCTACGCGACCATGACCCAGCCGACCGCCGCGCCCCGGCCCGCGATCACGAGGCCCGACGGAACGCCGGTAGTGACCGGGTCGACCCCGACATCCGAGGCCGAGATCGCGACCTGGCAAAGCGAAAACGCGAAGGCCATGAAGATTCTGGAGAAGACTACGCCTGAGCTCGGCACCCAGTGA
- a CDS encoding glucose 1-dehydrogenase produces MTDDSQAPLILITGGSRGIGAATARLAAAQGYNVAITFVSDESAALAVVADVEAAGRRALAIRADSADPGQIDGLFAAIDREFGRIDVLVNNAGVLAQQSRLEDLSFERMQRIFAVNAIGPILFAQHAIRRMSHRHGGRGGSVINVSSASARLGSPNEYVDYAASKGALETFTTGFAREVAAEGIRVNCVRPGHIYTDMHASGGEPGRVDRVKESIPMKRGGQPDEVARAILWLAGAEASFVTGTFLDVTGGK; encoded by the coding sequence ATGACTGACGATTCGCAGGCACCGCTCATCCTGATCACCGGCGGCAGCCGGGGCATCGGCGCGGCCACGGCACGACTGGCCGCCGCCCAGGGCTACAACGTGGCGATCACCTTCGTCTCCGACGAGTCCGCGGCACTCGCCGTCGTTGCCGATGTCGAAGCGGCCGGACGTCGCGCGCTGGCCATCCGCGCGGACAGCGCCGATCCCGGGCAGATCGACGGGCTCTTCGCCGCGATCGACCGCGAGTTCGGCCGCATCGACGTGCTGGTTAACAATGCAGGCGTTCTCGCGCAGCAGTCCCGCCTGGAGGACCTGAGCTTCGAGCGGATGCAGCGCATTTTCGCGGTCAATGCGATTGGCCCCATCCTCTTCGCGCAACACGCCATACGACGGATGTCGCATCGCCATGGCGGCCGGGGCGGTTCCGTCATCAACGTGTCGTCCGCTTCCGCACGACTGGGCAGCCCGAACGAGTATGTCGACTACGCGGCGTCCAAGGGCGCGCTCGAGACCTTCACCACTGGCTTCGCCAGGGAAGTCGCCGCCGAGGGCATCCGTGTCAACTGCGTGCGCCCCGGACACATTTACACGGACATGCACGCCAGCGGTGGCGAGCCGGGACGAGTGGACCGCGTCAAGGAATCCATACCCATGAAGCGCGGCGGTCAGCCCGACGAGGTGGCACGGGCGATCCTGTGGCTTGCAGGTGCCGAGGCCTCATTCGTCACCGGCACCTTTCTGGACGTGACCGGGGGCAAGTGA